Part of the Cellulomonas hominis genome, GGTACTCGTTCTCGATCGACGCCGAGGGGCACATCACCGAGGAGCGGATGGGCGAGGCGTTCATGGGCCTGCACCGGGTCTGCCCGCACGTGCGGTACCTCGGCTCGTACCCGCGGGCGGACGGGGTCGCGGCGGACGTGCACATCGGCACGGCGGACCCGGACTTCCGGACCGCGCGCGAGTGGCTGCGCTCGGTCCGCGGCGGCGAGAGCGTCTAGCTCGCTGTCCGGCCTCAGGCCTGCGCGACCCGGACCACGAGCGCAGCGGGCTCGACCCGGGCGGACAGCTCGGTCACCTGGCCGAGGACGTCGCCGTCGACCTGGACGTACTCGCCGCCGGCCACCGACAGGTGCACCTCGCGGGCCCGGGCGTGGTCGATCCGGCCGATCTTCGCGGGCAGCTGGTTGCGCACGCCCACGCCCTGCAGCACGACCTCGCCGAGCAGCTGGGCCCAGCCGGCCACGCCGCCGCGGGTGTCGATCGCCGCGACGTCGAGCCAGCCGTCGTCCAGCACCGCGTCGGGCAGCAGGGTGATCCCGCCCGGCAGGCGCCCGCAGTTCCCGATGAGCAGGCTGCGGACCCGCGCGGGGGTCGCCGGCTCGTCGTCCAGGCGGACCACGGTGCGCAGCCGCCGGCCGTGCAGGTGCTTGATGCCGGCGACGAAGTAGGCGACCCAGCCGACCTTGGCCTTGAGCTGGTCGTCGGCGTCCGCGACCATCGCCGCGTCGAACCCGATGCCCGCGATGACCAGGAAGATGTGGTCGCGCGGCTGGTCGGTGTCGGCGGGCAGGTCGTCGGCCGCCTCGGCGATGTCGTCGTCCACGTCGGACTCGAAGCGCAGGACGCGCAGCCAGCCGACGTCGATCGTGCGGTCGGTGCCGTCCAGCGCGACCTGCAGCGCCGCCAGCGGGTCGCCGATCGGGATGTCGAGGTTGCGGGCCAGCAGGTTCCCGGTGCCGACCGGGATGAGGCCCATCGGGACGCCGGTGCCGACCAGCGCCTCGGCGACCGCGCGCACGGTGCCGTCGCCGCCGAGGGCCACCACGACGTCCGCGCCCCGGGCGACCGCGTCCTTGGTCTGCCCGATGCCGGGGTCCTCGGGGGTCGTCTCCAGCCAGAGCGGCTCGGGGAGGTACTGCTCGGCGCACGCCCGCCGGACGGTCGCGCGCAGGTCCGGGACGTCGGGCTTGGACGGGTTCGCGACGAAGGCGACCAGCGGCCGGCGCGGCTCCGGGTCCGCCTCGGAGGCGCCGGACGCCCCGACGGCGGGCGCCGGCACCGTCCCGAGGGCGCGGCCGAGCCGGCCCGCCCGGCGGTCGCCGGCGGTCACCCGCCGGGCCCCCACGGCGACCACCAGCGCGACGACGGACAGCACGACGGCGGCGACGGCCAGCCACCCCTCCCAGGTCATGCGACGAATCTACGCAGGGACCCGGCACCCGCGCGCGCCCGGTCACCCGCGGCGGGCCGGTGGGCGCGCCGCGGCGAGCGGGCGCGGGGGAGACCCGGGGGCGGGGTCGGTAGGCTCGGCGACGTGATCGATCTCAAGCTGCTGCGGCAGGACCCGGACGTCGTGCGCGCGAGCCAGGTGGCGCGCGGGGACGACCCGGGGCTGGTGGACCAGGTGCTCGACGCGGACGCCCGGCGCCGCGCCGCGCTGACCGACTTCGAGACGCTCCGCGCGGAGCAGAAGTCCCTCGGCAAGCAGGTCGCCTCCGCGCAGGGCGAGGAGAAGCAGGCCCTGCTCGCGAAGGCGAAGACCCTCGCGGAGCAGGTCAAGGCGCTGCAGGCCGACGCCGACGCCGCCGACGCGCTGGCCGCCGAGCTCGCCCGCCGGATCGGCAACGTCGTCGAGGACGGCGTCCCCGCGGGCGGCGAGGACGACTACGTCGTGCTCCGGCACGAGGGCACCCCGCGCGACTTCGCCGCCGAGTACGGCGCGGACTTCGCGGTCCGGGACCACCTGGAGCTCGGCGAGGGCCTCGCGGCCATCGACACCGAGCGCGGCGCGAAGGTCTCCGGCGCGCGGTTCTACTACCTCACCGGCATCGGCGCCCGCCTGGAGCTCGCCCTGCTCAACGCCGCGGTCGACCGCGCGCTGGCGGCCGGGTTCACCCCCGTCATCACGCCGACGCTGGTCAAGCCGGAGATCATGGCGGGCACCGGGTTCCTCGGCGCGCACGCCGACGAGATCTACCGGCTGGAGGCCGACGACCTGTACCTGGTCGGCACCAGCGAGGTCGCGCTCGCGGGCTACCACTCGGGCGAGATCCTCGACCTGTCGGGCGGCCCGCTGCGGTACGCCGGCTGGTCGGCCTGCTACCGGCGCGAGGCCGGGTCGTACGGCAAGGACACCCGCGGCATCATCCGGGTGCACCAGTTCCACAAGGTCGAGGCCTTCTCCTACACGACCGTCGAGGACGCCGCGGACGAGCACCGCCGCATCCTCGGCTGGGAGGAGGAGATGCTCGCGCTGGCGGGGCTGCCGTACCGGGTGATCGACACCGCGGCCGGCGACCTCGGGTCCAGCGCGGCGCGGAAGTTCGACTGCGAGGCGTGGCTGCCGAGCCAGCAGCGCTACCTGGAGCTCACCTCGACGTCGAACTGCACGACGTTCCAGGCCCGCCGCCTCGGCGTGCGGGAGCGCACCGCCGACGGCGAGGTCCGGCCGGTCGCGACCCTGAACGGCACGCTCGCGACGACCCGCTGGATCGTGGCGATCCTGGAGAACCACCAGCAGGCGGACGGCTCGGTGCGGGTGCCGGAGGGGCTGCGCCCGTACCTGGGCGGCCTGGAGGTGCTCGAGCCCACGACGCCCTCGGGAGGCGGATCGCGATGACCCACCCGCGCACCGTGGCGGGCACGCTCGTCGCGCTCGACGTCGACGGCACGCTGATGACCTACGACGGGGTCGTCTCGCCCGAGGTGCGCGCGTGCGTCGCGTCCCTGCGCGAGGCCGGCGCCCACGTCGTCCTGGCCACGGGGCGCTCCGTGGTCGCGACCGTGCCCGTCGCCCGGGACCTCGGCATCGAGGAGGGCTGGGCGGTGTGCTCGAACGGGGCCGTGCTCGTGCGCCTCGACCCGGAGCAGGCCGAGGGCTACGCCGTCGAGGAGATGACGACGTTCGACCCGGAGCCGGTGCTGCGGGTGCTGCAGCTGGAGCTGCCCGACGCGTACTTCGCGGTCGAGGACCTCGGCCGCGGCTTCCGGGTGAGCCGCCCGTTCCCGGACGGCGAGCTCGGCGGGGAGCAGCGGGTGTCGACGTTCGCGGAGCTGTGCGCGAGCCCGGCGACCCGCGTCGTCATCCGCGACCCGGGCAGCACGCCGGAGGAGTTCCACGCGCTGGTGGAGCGGGTCGGCCTGCACCAGGTGTCGTACGCGGTGGGCTGGAGCGCGTGGCTCGACCTGACCCCCGGCGGGGTCTCCAAGGGCAGCGCGCTCGAGGACCTGCGGCGGCGGCTCGGCGTGGAGCCGTTCGCGACGGTGGCGGTCGGCGACGGCGGCAACGACGTCGAGATGCTGCGCTGGGCGGCCCGCGGCGTGGCGATGGGGCACGCGCCGGAGCACGTCCGGGAGGCGGCCGACGAGGTCACCGGCACCATCGCGGACGACGGCGTCGTGGACGTGCTCCGCAGCATCGGCCGGGACACGGATCCGCGGTAGCGCTCCCACGACGGGAGGGCGCTCTCCGCGCGCTGACCTGCGGAAGCGCTCCCACGGTCGGCGGTCGCCCGGAAGGGTGGACCCGGGGCCCGCGCGCGGAGCACAATCCCCGCCATGGCGCACGGCATCGTCGACGTGGCCCGGGCGGCCGGGGTGTCCACCGCGACGGTGTCGCGCGCGCTGCGCGGCCTGCCGAACGTCACGGCGGCGACGCGCGAGCGGGTGCGCCGGGCGGCCGACGAGCTCGGGTACGTCCCCTCGCCGTCCGCGGCCTCGCTGGCCTCGGGCCGCACCCGGACGATCGGGCTGATCACCCCGTGGGTCGCGCACTGGTTCTTCGCGAACGTCATCGAGGGCGCGGAGCGGGCGCTGCGGGTCGAGGACTTCGACGCCCTGCTCTACACGTTCGAGGTGAACCGGGAGGTCCGCCGGATGCGCGTGGACCCCGACGTGCTGCGCCGGCGGGTGGACGGCGTGCTCGTGGTCGGGCTGCCCCTGGAGTCCGAGGAGGTCGAGGCGCTGGAGGCCCTGGAGTACCCGCTGGTCTTCGTGGGCGCCGGGGCCCCCGGCCGGGTCACCGTCGGCCTGGACGACGTCGCGACCGCCCGGACCGCCGTGGCGCACCTGGCCGACCTCGGGCACCGCGCGATCGCGCACCTGTCCGGGGAGCCGGACGACTGCCTGCCCTGGTCGCCGGCGGTCCGGCGCGCGCAGGGCTGGCGGGCGGAGATGACCGCGCGCGGGCTCGCGGTCGACGGCCTCGAGATCCACGGGCACTTCGACGTCGCGGGCGGGCGCGCCTCGATGCACGCGCTGCTCGACCGCCGCCCCGACGTGACGGCCGTGTTCGCCGCCTCGGACGAGATGGCGATGGGCGCGATCCTCGCGCTGCGCGACCGCGGGCTGCGCGTGCCGCACGACGTCTCGGTCGTGGGCGTCGACGGGCACGAGATGGGCGAGCACCTCGGGCTGACGACGATGGTGCAGAACGCGCACGACCAGGGGGTGACCGCGGCCTCCATGCTCCTGGAGATGATCACGGGCGCGCCGGTGCCCCCGGAGGTCGTCTTCCCGACCGTCCTGGTGGAGCGCGGGTCCACCGCGCGGCCGCATGTGACCAAATCGTGACAAGTCCGATATGCCAAACCGGTTGTGCGTCCGGCATGTAAACGCTTGCATAGGTCCCACGCGCCGGGGCGGTCCCGTCTCGGCAGGCACCACGACGAGGTGGAGGCAACGCATGACCAGGATTCGTCGGCGCCGTGCAGGCGCCGTCGTGGCCGGCGGGATCGGGTTCGCGCTCGCGCTGACCGCGTGTGGCGGGAGCGACTCCGGCGACGACAGCACGGAGGGCGGCGGCGGCGAGACCGCCGCGAGCAGCATCGACTGCGCTCCGTACGAGGAGTTCGGCGACCTGAGCGGCACCACGGTGTCCGTGTACACGTCGATCGTCGAGCCCGAGCAGGCCACGCAGGAGGCCTCCTACGACCCGTTCGAGGAGTGCACCGGCGTCACCGTCGAGTACGAGGGCTCGCGCGAGTTCGAGGCGCAGCTGCTCGTCCGCATCCAGGCGGGCAACGCCCCCGACATCGCGTACCTGCCGCAGCCCGGCCTGCTGAAGACGATCGTCGGGGACTACCCCGAGGCGATCGTCCCCGCGCCGGACGCCACCGCGGCCAACGTGGACGAGTTCTTCTCGGAGTCGTGGAAGGACTACGGCTCGGTCGACGGGACGTTCTACGCGGCTCCGCTCGGCGCGAACGTCAAGTCCTTCGTCTGGTACTCGCCGGCCATGTTCGAGGACGCCGGGTACGAGATCCCGGAGACCTGGGACGACATGATGGACCTGTCGCAGCAGATCGTGGACGACGGCGCCATGCCGTGGTGCGCGGGCGTCGAGTCCGGTGACGCCACCGGCTGGGCCGGCACCGACTTCGTGGAGGACGTCGTCCTGCGCACCGCCGGGCCCGACGTGTACGACCAGTGGTACACGCACGAGATCCCGTTCAACGACCCGCAGATCAACGAGGCGTTCGACACCGCCGGGGAGATCCTCAAGAACCCCGACTACGTGAACGCGGGCCTCGGCGGCGTGGACTCCATCGCCACCACCCCGTGGACGGACGCGGGCTTCCCGATCCTCGACGGCACCTGCTGGCTGCACCGCGCGGCCAACTTCTACGCCACGCAGTGGCCGGAGGGCACCACGGTCGCCGAGGACGGCGACGTGTACGCGTTCTACCTGCCGACCAACCAGACCGACATCAAGCCGGTCCTCGGCGGCGGCGAGTTCGTCGCGGCGTTCAACGACCGTCCCGAGGTCCAGGCGTTCCAGACGTACCTGTCCTCCGCGGACTGGGCGAACGCCAAGGCCCTCGCCACCCCGGCCGGCGGCTGGGTGAGCGCCAACAACGGCCTCGACCCGGAGAACCTCTCCACCGACTTCGACAAGCTGTCGGCCGAGATCCTCGCGGACCCGAACGCCGTCATCCGGTTCGACGCGTCCGACCTGATGCCGGGCGAGGTCGGTGCCGGCACCTTCTGGACGGGCATCGTCAACTGGCTCACGGGAGCCTCCACCGAGGAGGTCACGGACGCCATCGAGGCCTCCTGGCCCGCCTCGTCCTGACCACGAGAACGACTGGCTGACGGCCTGCTCGGCCGGTGGGGGTGAGCCCCCGCCGGCCGGGCAGGCCGCCGTGGCTCGGAGGGGCACATGGACTGGCTGACGCAAGCAACGACACCGGGCGAGAAGTTCGCCCTGATGTTCATCGCGATCGCGCTGTTCGTGGTCGTGATGGGGGCGATCCTCTTCCTGGTCGACCGACCGAAGCGGATCCCCCGCTGGGTGGTGGCCGCGGCGTTCGCCGGTCCCGCGCTGCTGCTGCTCGCCTACGGGTTGGTGCGGCCGGCGCTGATCACGATCCGCGACTCGTTCTACGACAAGCAGGGCGACGACTTCGTCGGCGTGGACAACTACTCCCGCGCGCTGACCGAGGGGCAGTTCCAGGGCGTCCTGGCGAACACGGCGATCTGGGTGATCCTCGTCCCGCTCGGCTCGACGCTCATCGGGCTCGTGTACGCGGTGCTCGTGGACCGCACGCGGTACGAGAAGCTGGCGAAGGCGCTGGTCTTCATCCCGATGGCGATCTCGATGGTCGGCGCCTCGATCATCTGGAAGTTCGTCTACGAGTTCAAGCCGAACCAGCCGGGCGTGAAGCAGACCGGCCTGCTCAACCAGGTGCTGGTCTGGATCGGGCTGGAACCGCAGCAGTTCCTCATCAACTCGCCCTGGAACACCATGTTCCTCATCGTCGTCATGGTCTGGATCCAGACCGGCTTCGCGATGACGGTGCTGTCCGCGGCGATCAAGGCGATCCCGGACGACATCGTCGAGGCCGCGCGCCTCGACGGCCTGCACGGGCTGAAGATGTTCCGCTTCATCACCGTGCCGTCGATCCGGCCCGCGCTCGTCGTGGTCCTGACGACCATCGCGATCGGCACCCTGAAGGTGTTCGACATCGTCCGCACCATGACCGGCGGGCAGTTCGGCACCCAGGTGATCGCGAACGAGTTCTACACGCAGGCGTTCCGGCAGAACAACAAGGGGCTCGCCGCAGCACTCGCCGTGATCCTGTTCATCCTCGTGATCCCGATCGTCATCTACAACGTGCGCCAGCTGCGCAGGTCGGAGGAGATCCGATGACCTCGACACCCCCGCCTCCCGTGGTGCCCGTCGGCCAGGCGATCGACGAGGCCGCGTCGGGCACCGGCTCCACCTCGGTCGGCGAGCGCCGGCTCACGCGCCTCGAGCGCCGGGCGATCGCCACCAAGGGCAAGCTGTCGTCCCCGTGGGCGTCGTTCCTGGCGATCCTCATCGCGGTCCTGTGGACGATCCCGTCGATCGGCCTGCTCGTCACCTCGTTCCGGCCCGAGCTCGACATCCGCCGCTCCGGCTGGTGGACCGTCTTCGGCGACCTGTTCAGCGGCGACGCGGAGTTCACGCTCGACAACTACCAGCAGGCGCTGTTCGGGTCCGGCGCGAACCTGTCGACGTACTTCGTCAACTCGTTCGTCATCGCGATCCCGGCGGTGGTCATCCCGATCACCCTCGCGCTGCTGGCGGCGTACGCGTTCGCGTGGATCGACTTCAAGGGTCGCGAGATCCTGTTCGTCGCCGTCTTCGCGCTGCAGATCGTCCCGCTGCAGGTGGCGCTCGTGCCGCTGCTGACGGACTACGTGCAGCTCGGGGTCAACGGGTCGTTCTGGACCGTGTGGTTGTCGCACGCGATCTTCGGCCTGCCGCTGGCGATCTTCCTGCTGCACAACTTCATGAAGGACATCCCGGCCTCCCTGGTGGAGGCGGCCCGCGTCGACGGCGCGGGGCACGTGAAGATCTTCTTCCGGGTGCTCCTGCCGCTCCTGGTCCCGGCGATCGCGGCGTTCGGCATCTTCCAGTTCCTCTGGGTCTGGAACGACCTGCTCGTCGGCCTGACGTTCGCGTCCCCGCAGTCCCGGCCCCTGACGGTCGCGGTCGCGGAGATGGCGGGCACCCGCGGCGGCGACTGGCACGTGCTGACCGCCGGCGCGTTCATCTCGATGGTCGTGCCGCTGATCGTGTTCATCTCCCTGCAGCGGTACTTCGTGCGCGGTCTCCTCGCGGGGTCCGTGAAGGGCTGAGCGTCGCGGCGCCCTCGGCGCGTCCGGCGCCCCGGTGCGGCAGGTCCGCGCCGGGGCGCCGTCGCGTCCGGGACCGGGCCCGGGCCTGCGCGGCCAGCAGGACCGTGGCCAGGGCCGCCACGGCCGCCGCCGGCAGGGGGAGCGCGTCGAGGCCGCGCGCGCCCACGACCGCGCTGCCCGCCGCCGCCCCGACCGCGATGCCGAGGTTGAACGTCACAGGGATCAGCGTCCCGGCCGTCGAGCGGAGCCGCGGGCCCGCGGCGCGCAGGATCGCGGTCTGCGCCAGCGGCGGGAACGCGCCCGTCGCCAGGCCCCAGACGGCGACGACCGCCAGGTCCGCGGCGAGCGCCCCGCGGGCCGTGCCGAGCACCGCCAGCACGACCGTGACCACGCCCGCGGTGACGACCAGGGCCGGGACCGTCCGGGCGTCGGGGAGCCGGCCGACCAGCGCCGTGCCGACCGCCGAGAGCACGCCGAACGCGAGCAGCAGGCCGCTCAGGCCGCCCGGCGTGCGCGCCGCGGTGCCGGCCAGGAGCGGGGCGACGAACGTGTAGACCGCGTAGTGGCCGACCAGCAGCAGGCCGCCGAGCGCGGCGGTCACGACGACCGGGCGCAGGGCGCCGGCCGGGACGGGGTCACCGGGGGCTTCGGCGGCCGGGGGCGCCGGGCGGACCACGACGAGCACGGCCGCCGCCGCGAGCACCGATGCCGCCGCCACGCCCGCGACGCCGGCGCGCCAGCCCCAGGCCTCCGCCGCCGCGGCCGCCGCCGGCACGCCCAGCACGGTGCCGAGGGTCGCGCCGCCCAGCACCACCGCCACGGCCGGGGCCAGCCGCTCCGCCGGCACCAGCGCGGCGCTGTGCGCGTTGACCGTCGCCCACAGCAGGCCGCACGCCGCCGCGCCCACCAGCCGGGAGCCGAGCGCGACGCCGAACGTCCCCGCCACGGCCGTGACCGCGCTCGCCGCGCCGAGCACCAGCACGGCGGCGGCGATCACGCGGCGCGAGTCGAACCGCCGGGTCAGGCGGACCAGCGGGAACGTGGCGAGCACCAGGGTGAGCGCCCACGCGGACACCAGCAGGCCGGTCCGGTCCTGCGGCACGCCGAGGTCCGCGCTCATCGCCGGCAGGACCGCCGTGGGCAGCATCTCGGCGGCGACCACCGTGAAGGTGACCGCGCCGAGGGTCAGCAGGCTCGGCCAGGGGAGTCGGTGGGTCGTCGGGTCCATGTCCCGGACCGTAGAGTTTGACATCAGTGTGAAGGTCAAGAGGGGAGCACGGACGTGCGGATCGGGGAGCTCGCCGAGCGCACCGGGGTGTCCACCCGGCTGCTGCGGTACTACGAGGAGCAGGGGCTGATCGCGCCGGAGCGGTCCGGCAACTCCTACCGCTCCTACGCCGAGGCCGACGTGCCGGTGGTGCGGCGGATCGCGCTGCTCATCCGGTCCGGCGTGCCCACCCGGCTGATCCGGGCGCTGCTGGACCTCGAGCGCGCGCAGGCGACCCGGTCCGCGGCCGCGGTCGCGGAGGCGTGCCCGCGCGGTGTGGCCGAGCTGTTCGCCGCGGAGCTGCACGACCTCGAGGCGCGGATCGCCTGCCTGACGCGGAGCCGGGACACGATCCGGGACTTCCTCGCGCTGACCGAGCACGCGGCGCTGGTGCACGAGGGGGGTGCGGGGGCCGGGCCCGCCGCGCGGGCTGGTGCGGGCGCCGCCGACGGCGGGGTGCCCGACCTCGGGGTGGGCGGGCAGATCGCCGTCGCCGGGCGGGTCGGGGCGCGGTGAGCGGGTCGACCACGTCCGCGTCGTCCGCCGCCGGGGCCCCGCCCGCCGTGCCGCCCGTGCCGCCCGTGCCGGCCGGGGGCGGCGTGCTCGGGCGGGTGCCCGCGCCCGCGCTGTTCCTCGTCTCCGGGCTCGCGCAGTACGGCGGCGCGGCGCTCGCGGTCGCGCTGTTCGCGGTGGTGCCGTCGCCGACCGTCGCGTGGCTGCGGATCGCGGTCGCCGCGCTCGTGCTGCTGGCCTGGCGGCGCCCGTGGCGGGCGCGGTGGACCCGCGCGGACCTGCTCGCGGCCGCCTTGTTCGGCGTGGTGCTCGCCGCGATGAACGTGTCCTTCTACGTGGCGATCGACGTGCTGCCCCTGGGCACCGCCGTCGCGATCGAGTTCCTCGGGCCGGTCGCGGTCGCCGCGGTCACCGGGCGCACCTGGCGCGAGCGGCTCGGCATCGTCGTGGCCGCCGTGGGGGTCGTGCTGCTGGCCGGGGTCGAGCTGAGCACCGGGGGCGAGGACAGCGTGCGCGGGCTGGTGGCGATCGGGATCGCCGCGGCGTGCTGGGCGGGGTACATCCTGCTGGGGCGGCGGGTGGCGCAGGGGTCGCGGCGAGGGGACGCCGGGGCGCCCCGGCCGGACGGGATCACCTCGCTCGCGGTCGGCATGGCGGCGGGCGGGCTGGTGTTCGCGCCGTTCCTCGCCGGGTCCGCCGGTCCCGTGCTGCACGACGCCGGGCTGGCGGCCGCGGTGCTCGGGATCGCGGTGCTGTCGTCCGTCGTGCCCTACGCGATCGAGCAGGTGGTGCTGCGGCGGGTCACGGCGGCGACGTTCGCGGTGCTGCTGGCGATGCTGCCCGCCACGGCGGCGGTCGTCGGCGCGGTCGCGCTGCGGCAGTGGCCGCACGGGTGGGAGGTCGCGGGGCTGGCATGCGTGTCGGTCGCGATCGTGCTCACGGCCACGCGGCGCGCGCCCGCGGGTCGGGAGCGAGCCGCCTAGCCTCCCGCGGACGACCCGCGGCCCCCGGATCCTGCACCGCCAGAGATCCATGGTGAAGGAAACGCTGATATCCTTCAGCAAGCGGACCCGATGGTGAAGGAAGGCGACAGATGGCCGCCGATGGGCCTCACGACCGACCCTGGCCGCCGACCGGCTCCGAGGAGCGCGACTGGAACCCGGGCGAGCGCGTGCTGGCGCATCTCAGCGTCTTCGACCGGCACCGGATCCAGCGCCCCTACGCGGCGGCGACCCTGGAGCCCGTCGCCGACGCGACGGTGTCCCTGCCCCGGCAGACGCTCGCGCTGATGGAGGAGGGCACGCACGCGATCGTGCGGTTCGACGAGCACATGGCGCACCTGCCCGTGCCGATGCCGGCGGTCCTGCTGCGCACCGAGTCGGCGACCTCGTCGCAGATCGAGCACCTGACGGCGAGCGCACGCAACCTCGCGCTGGCCTCGATCGGGGTCTCCGACAAGAGGAACGCGGTGCTGGTCGCCGCCAACGTGCGCGCCATGCAAGCAGCGCTGGACATCGACGGCCCGATCGACGAGCACCTGGTGCTCGCCGTGCACGAGGCACTGCTGGTGGACTCCGAGCCGGACATGGTCGGCCGGTTCCGCGACCAGCAGGTCTGGATCGGTGGCGGCAGCTTCTCACCCCACGGTGCGGCGTTCGTCGCTCCGCACCACGACCGTGTCCCCGCGGCGATGGCCGACCTGGTCGCCTTCTCCCGGCGCGGCGACCTCCCGGCCCTGGCACACGCCGCGATCTTCCATGCCCAGTTCGAGACGATCCACCCG contains:
- a CDS encoding diacylglycerol/lipid kinase family protein translates to MTWEGWLAVAAVVLSVVALVVAVGARRVTAGDRRAGRLGRALGTVPAPAVGASGASEADPEPRRPLVAFVANPSKPDVPDLRATVRRACAEQYLPEPLWLETTPEDPGIGQTKDAVARGADVVVALGGDGTVRAVAEALVGTGVPMGLIPVGTGNLLARNLDIPIGDPLAALQVALDGTDRTIDVGWLRVLRFESDVDDDIAEAADDLPADTDQPRDHIFLVIAGIGFDAAMVADADDQLKAKVGWVAYFVAGIKHLHGRRLRTVVRLDDEPATPARVRSLLIGNCGRLPGGITLLPDAVLDDGWLDVAAIDTRGGVAGWAQLLGEVVLQGVGVRNQLPAKIGRIDHARAREVHLSVAGGEYVQVDGDVLGQVTELSARVEPAALVVRVAQA
- the serS gene encoding serine--tRNA ligase produces the protein MIDLKLLRQDPDVVRASQVARGDDPGLVDQVLDADARRRAALTDFETLRAEQKSLGKQVASAQGEEKQALLAKAKTLAEQVKALQADADAADALAAELARRIGNVVEDGVPAGGEDDYVVLRHEGTPRDFAAEYGADFAVRDHLELGEGLAAIDTERGAKVSGARFYYLTGIGARLELALLNAAVDRALAAGFTPVITPTLVKPEIMAGTGFLGAHADEIYRLEADDLYLVGTSEVALAGYHSGEILDLSGGPLRYAGWSACYRREAGSYGKDTRGIIRVHQFHKVEAFSYTTVEDAADEHRRILGWEEEMLALAGLPYRVIDTAAGDLGSSAARKFDCEAWLPSQQRYLELTSTSNCTTFQARRLGVRERTADGEVRPVATLNGTLATTRWIVAILENHQQADGSVRVPEGLRPYLGGLEVLEPTTPSGGGSR
- a CDS encoding HAD family hydrolase, yielding MTHPRTVAGTLVALDVDGTLMTYDGVVSPEVRACVASLREAGAHVVLATGRSVVATVPVARDLGIEEGWAVCSNGAVLVRLDPEQAEGYAVEEMTTFDPEPVLRVLQLELPDAYFAVEDLGRGFRVSRPFPDGELGGEQRVSTFAELCASPATRVVIRDPGSTPEEFHALVERVGLHQVSYAVGWSAWLDLTPGGVSKGSALEDLRRRLGVEPFATVAVGDGGNDVEMLRWAARGVAMGHAPEHVREAADEVTGTIADDGVVDVLRSIGRDTDPR
- a CDS encoding LacI family DNA-binding transcriptional regulator, translating into MAHGIVDVARAAGVSTATVSRALRGLPNVTAATRERVRRAADELGYVPSPSAASLASGRTRTIGLITPWVAHWFFANVIEGAERALRVEDFDALLYTFEVNREVRRMRVDPDVLRRRVDGVLVVGLPLESEEVEALEALEYPLVFVGAGAPGRVTVGLDDVATARTAVAHLADLGHRAIAHLSGEPDDCLPWSPAVRRAQGWRAEMTARGLAVDGLEIHGHFDVAGGRASMHALLDRRPDVTAVFAASDEMAMGAILALRDRGLRVPHDVSVVGVDGHEMGEHLGLTTMVQNAHDQGVTAASMLLEMITGAPVPPEVVFPTVLVERGSTARPHVTKS
- a CDS encoding ABC transporter substrate-binding protein, with product MTRIRRRRAGAVVAGGIGFALALTACGGSDSGDDSTEGGGGETAASSIDCAPYEEFGDLSGTTVSVYTSIVEPEQATQEASYDPFEECTGVTVEYEGSREFEAQLLVRIQAGNAPDIAYLPQPGLLKTIVGDYPEAIVPAPDATAANVDEFFSESWKDYGSVDGTFYAAPLGANVKSFVWYSPAMFEDAGYEIPETWDDMMDLSQQIVDDGAMPWCAGVESGDATGWAGTDFVEDVVLRTAGPDVYDQWYTHEIPFNDPQINEAFDTAGEILKNPDYVNAGLGGVDSIATTPWTDAGFPILDGTCWLHRAANFYATQWPEGTTVAEDGDVYAFYLPTNQTDIKPVLGGGEFVAAFNDRPEVQAFQTYLSSADWANAKALATPAGGWVSANNGLDPENLSTDFDKLSAEILADPNAVIRFDASDLMPGEVGAGTFWTGIVNWLTGASTEEVTDAIEASWPASS
- a CDS encoding carbohydrate ABC transporter permease, with protein sequence MDWLTQATTPGEKFALMFIAIALFVVVMGAILFLVDRPKRIPRWVVAAAFAGPALLLLAYGLVRPALITIRDSFYDKQGDDFVGVDNYSRALTEGQFQGVLANTAIWVILVPLGSTLIGLVYAVLVDRTRYEKLAKALVFIPMAISMVGASIIWKFVYEFKPNQPGVKQTGLLNQVLVWIGLEPQQFLINSPWNTMFLIVVMVWIQTGFAMTVLSAAIKAIPDDIVEAARLDGLHGLKMFRFITVPSIRPALVVVLTTIAIGTLKVFDIVRTMTGGQFGTQVIANEFYTQAFRQNNKGLAAALAVILFILVIPIVIYNVRQLRRSEEIR
- a CDS encoding carbohydrate ABC transporter permease encodes the protein MTSTPPPPVVPVGQAIDEAASGTGSTSVGERRLTRLERRAIATKGKLSSPWASFLAILIAVLWTIPSIGLLVTSFRPELDIRRSGWWTVFGDLFSGDAEFTLDNYQQALFGSGANLSTYFVNSFVIAIPAVVIPITLALLAAYAFAWIDFKGREILFVAVFALQIVPLQVALVPLLTDYVQLGVNGSFWTVWLSHAIFGLPLAIFLLHNFMKDIPASLVEAARVDGAGHVKIFFRVLLPLLVPAIAAFGIFQFLWVWNDLLVGLTFASPQSRPLTVAVAEMAGTRGGDWHVLTAGAFISMVVPLIVFISLQRYFVRGLLAGSVKG
- a CDS encoding MFS transporter, whose amino-acid sequence is MDPTTHRLPWPSLLTLGAVTFTVVAAEMLPTAVLPAMSADLGVPQDRTGLLVSAWALTLVLATFPLVRLTRRFDSRRVIAAAVLVLGAASAVTAVAGTFGVALGSRLVGAAACGLLWATVNAHSAALVPAERLAPAVAVVLGGATLGTVLGVPAAAAAAEAWGWRAGVAGVAAASVLAAAAVLVVVRPAPPAAEAPGDPVPAGALRPVVVTAALGGLLLVGHYAVYTFVAPLLAGTAARTPGGLSGLLLAFGVLSAVGTALVGRLPDARTVPALVVTAGVVTVVLAVLGTARGALAADLAVVAVWGLATGAFPPLAQTAILRAAGPRLRSTAGTLIPVTFNLGIAVGAAAGSAVVGARGLDALPLPAAAVAALATVLLAAQARARSRTRRRPGADLPHRGAGRAEGAATLSPSRTPRGDRARSTAAGR
- a CDS encoding MerR family transcriptional regulator — encoded protein: MRIGELAERTGVSTRLLRYYEEQGLIAPERSGNSYRSYAEADVPVVRRIALLIRSGVPTRLIRALLDLERAQATRSAAAVAEACPRGVAELFAAELHDLEARIACLTRSRDTIRDFLALTEHAALVHEGGAGAGPAARAGAGAADGGVPDLGVGGQIAVAGRVGAR
- a CDS encoding EamA family transporter, encoding MPAPALFLVSGLAQYGGAALAVALFAVVPSPTVAWLRIAVAALVLLAWRRPWRARWTRADLLAAALFGVVLAAMNVSFYVAIDVLPLGTAVAIEFLGPVAVAAVTGRTWRERLGIVVAAVGVVLLAGVELSTGGEDSVRGLVAIGIAAACWAGYILLGRRVAQGSRRGDAGAPRPDGITSLAVGMAAGGLVFAPFLAGSAGPVLHDAGLAAAVLGIAVLSSVVPYAIEQVVLRRVTAATFAVLLAMLPATAAVVGAVALRQWPHGWEVAGLACVSVAIVLTATRRAPAGRERAA